One part of the Phoenix dactylifera cultivar Barhee BC4 unplaced genomic scaffold, palm_55x_up_171113_PBpolish2nd_filt_p 001686F, whole genome shotgun sequence genome encodes these proteins:
- the LOC103696635 gene encoding protein FAR-RED IMPAIRED RESPONSE 1-like, which translates to MAKALASQWLETKHRLCIWHMYQNAGKKLNGVFGRYSSFAKDFSSCVYDHDDEDDFLHRQFEIKEKWAFVYGSKIFCADMSTTQRSESMNSRLVDDRRFEELRADFKATQSRPTLEYPVEILKHAASVYTPAVFKLFSHELWLTWDCELHKDGENGSVVLSIQNFKRVPNQYILKRWSKDAKDGSAMNICVGKYDQNGDVGSRYRALLKLYSNLAARAAVTNESFGIALDAHESTLNKVEASLKNLSIEESTFGGTRFKSKAHLSNDSVQPTSCEGKKIKGIKLKGRQACGGTSHRIKGALERATRKRKPQTQGPSNIQLLTQQNFYGANLNTRGFTETLNLIQAQLPKIREQRNDEDAG; encoded by the exons ATGGCAAAAGCATTAGCTTCACAATGGCTAGAAACAAAACATCGTCTATGTATTTGGCATATGTACCAAAATGCTGGTAAGAAGCTCAATGGTGTGTTTGGAAGGTATAGTAGCTTTGCAAAAGACTTTAGTAGTTGTGTATATGACCACGACGATGAAGATGATTTTTTACAT AGACAATTTGAGATAAAGGAGAAATGGGCTTTCGTTTATGGGAGTAAAATATTTTGTGCTGATATGTCTACTACTCAGAGAAGCGAGAGTATGAACAGT AGGTTGGTTGATGATAGACGCTTTGAAGAATTGAGGGCAGATTTTAAAGCAACTCAAAGTAGACCAACATTGGAATATCCTGTGGAAATATTAAAGCATGCAGCAAGTGTTTATACTCCTGCAGTATTTAAGTTGTTTAGTCATGAATTATGGCTCACATGGGATTGTGAATTGCATAAGGATGGTGAGAATGGATCTGTG GTTTTATCTATTCAAAACTTTAAAAGGGTGCCAAATCAGTATATTTTAAAAAGGTGGTCAAAAGATGCAAAGGATGGGTCTGCAATGAATATATGTGTTGGAAAATATGACCAAAATGGAGATGTGGGAAGCCGTTATAGAGCATTGCTTAAATTGTATTCTAATTTGGCAGCAAGAGCTGCGGTGACTAATGAGTCTTTTGGTATTGCTTTGGATGCTCATGAAAGTACATTGAATAAAGTAGAGGCAAGTTTGAAAAATTTATCAATTGAAGAATCTACTTTTGGGGGCACCCGTTTCAAATCAAAGGCTCATCTATCTAATGACAGTGTGCAACCTACTAGCTGTGAAGGCAAGAAAATTAAAGGAATAAAGCTTAAAGGGAGACAAGCATGTGGAGGGACATCTCACAGAATAAAAGGTGCATTAGAGAGAGctacaagaaagagaaaacctCAAACTCAAGGACCCTCCAATATTCAACTGCTCACACAG CAGAACTTTTACGGGGCAAATTTAAATACACGTGGTTTTACTGAAACGTTGAATTTGATACAG GCACAATTACCGAAAATAAGAGAGCAAAGAAATGATGAAGATGCCGGATAA